A stretch of DNA from Candidatus Zixiibacteriota bacterium:
GCCGCGGCGGCTCTCTTTTCGCCAAGCGAAAGGTTGTACTCAATCGTCCCCCGCTCATCACAATGCCCCTCGATGCGAATCATCAGGTTCGGATTATCTTTCAAAATCATTGCATTGTGGTCAAGAGCCTGCTTGGCCGAATCAACAAGATTATATTTGTCAAAATCAAAGTACACAATCCTGAAATCTGATTCCGTTACCTTCTTTACTTCCGGCTCCGGCTTTGGCTCCGGCTTGGTCGGCTCCTGCGGTTTCGGCTCCTCTACCGGCGGCGGCGCTTCCGGCGGCGGCGGCGTTTTCTTTGGGCAGCCAGAAATTACAAAAGCAAGCATCAAGACCAGGCCAAGTAGAATTAACCTCTTCATCACATCCTCCTTAAATTAAATTTGTAATGCTTCACTGATATTTCACCAATTTTAAGCAATTTGGAATATCCGGTCAACAAAAAACGGTTCAAGTTTTTACAAAAAATGTCATAACTTCTTGATGGCGCAATCTTTAGCGCCGCATAGGCGACCAGGCCGGGTTGGAGCATCCGCCCTTTAAGGTTATCCGCTTCTGGTTATGTCCGAATACATCCATTGTGAATATTTCTCGCGGTCCCAGGCGGTCTGATGAAAAAACAATATGATTCCCATCCGGTGAAAAGCGGGGATTCTCATTATCCCCCAAATCTGCCAGAATCCTGTAATCTTTGCCGCTAATATCTATGGAGCAGATCTTGAAAACTTTGTCTCTCATAACGTAGACTATCCGGTCGCCGCGTGGTGACCAGCAGGGGGAATCATTGTACTTTCCTTCGTACGTCAATCGCCGCACATTCAGCCCTTCGGCATCCATCAGGTAAATCTGCGGCGAGCCGGTGCGGTCGGAGGTAAAGGCTATCTCTTTGCCGTCCGGCGACCAGGTTGGTGATGACTCAATCGCCCAGGAGTAGGTCAAGCGCTTTACAATTTTCCCTTTGCGGTCCATCAGGTAAATCTCCGAGTTTCCTTCATCCGCCAGTACACAGGCGATATATCTTCCATCTGGAGAAATCGCCGGCGCGGCATTAATCCCGGGATAGCTCGAAACCAGGTTAACCGCGTTCGTTTTCACCGTCAGCATATACATCTTGGGATTATCATCCATATAACTGGTGAAGTAGATAAACTCCCCATCCGGCGAAAACGCCGGCGACAGATTAATCGAGCCGTTATTAGTCAACTGCCGTTCGTTATAACCGTCGAAATCAGCCATAAATATCTCTTTGGCT
This window harbors:
- the pal gene encoding peptidoglycan-associated lipoprotein Pal; its protein translation is MKRLILLGLVLMLAFVISGCPKKTPPPPEAPPPVEEPKPQEPTKPEPKPEPEVKKVTESDFRIVYFDFDKYNLVDSAKQALDHNAMILKDNPNLMIRIEGHCDERGTIEYNLSLGEKRAAAAKKYLTDLGIDPGRLQTISYGKERPAVAGSNEAAWAKNRRDEFKIISQ
- the tolB gene encoding Tol-Pal system beta propeller repeat protein TolB, yielding IRLRYYLYATDSQREIRKERFESDKNDYRALVHEMANDIYRALTGDEGVYRTKIAYVKQVGKAKEIFMADFDGYNERQLTNNGSINLSPAFSPDGEFIYFTSYMDDNPKMYMLTVKTNAVNLVSSYPGINAAPAISPDGRYIACVLADEGNSEIYLMDRKGKIVKRLTYSWAIESSPTWSPDGKEIAFTSDRTGSPQIYLMDAEGLNVRRLTYEGKYNDSPCWSPRGDRIVYVMRDKVFKICSIDISGKDYRILADLGDNENPRFSPDGNHIVFSSDRLGPREIFTMDVFGHNQKRITLKGGCSNPAWSPMRR